ctcaaaaataatattttcattttttgttttcGGTATAACAAGTGACTAAAAGAAAGTTTTGAGTGTAATGGTATATCTCAATTCCTCTTCAAGgcagtctcttgagagaccgtcttttctagCTCTCAAGAGTCCAgtctattaaattttataaaaaaaaaatctgctATCAagttaatttcatttttaaaaaaaaaactattgttCCCCATGTTTATTACTTCctcaaaatgaagaaattagtttttttttcatcttcctTGTACAAACTTCAACTGTACCATTCTTGTTTGCTCCTCAAATCATCTAACGATGGAAGATTTAATGCTTGAATTCGATGTAATTATTCGAATgcaatgttttgattttttttaaaattaagcttcatcaatggtggaaaacagtgatgttgaagaagacaacaatgtctACCATTTAAAGAAAGGTAATAAAAACAATTGTggttataaattcatatatttggggatataaccaaagataattggtattataactatGAACATTTGACATTAGTTTGACTAAACAAAACTTTTTCTAAAAGGATTTGGAGTTTTAATTCTGAACATTTGGTAATAGAATTATacgtaattggtattataaatttataactatGAATGTTTGCTTGTATGATCATATATAGTCATATGTATAAAAAATGTATTAAGACTCCAACTTGAACATATAACCCCAACTAAACTATATTATAACCCCAACTAATCAATGTTATAACCCTTACTAAACTGTGTCATAACCCCAACTAAataatgttataaccccaactaaACGATTTTATAACCCCaattaaactatgttataaGCCCAACGAAACAATGTTATACTCCCAACTACATTATGTTATAGCCTCGACTAAAAAATATGATATAACCCACACTAAATAATGTTATACTCACAACTACATCAACCTATGTCAAATGTTCATAGTTATAAcaccaattatatttaattatatccccaaatatatgaatttataaccGCAATTTCTTTCATTACCGTCTCCCAAACGGAAcacattgttgtcttcttcaacatcatgGTTTCCACCATTGACgaggcttagttttttttgaaaaaaaaaacagaagatTGTACATTTATAATTACGATcattttcaacaaataaaatcttaaattttcatACCTTTCAAAACAATCGAATTCCCATATTAAATATTCCATtgtaatataatttgagaagaaacccaaaatggtatacttgaagatgaagaagaaaaaaaatcaacccaGAATGATATAAATTGAAAGAATCATAAATAGAAGTTGTATTGTTTTTTAGTGAAAGAAGTTTTAAAAtggaagaaagagaaagtaaTTAATaggatttgatttttttaaaattttaaaaatgggCCGACCCAAAATAGGATGTCTCTATAAGAGACGGTCTTTAGTAAGAATtggtatttttctttttaagagTATTTCTATTCTTTGGAAATTAAtttctttgtcaaattttaGGAATTGGCTTCTGTTTGGTTGAATATAATAAATTACGAttgatacaaaaatttaaatttacacACACTTTCCTTGGTAAATAAATTCGtacactttatataaatttGAACTTTCAAGGAAATTTGTACTTTTTATGCTTGGCCAAattatatcaactaaaaaactacttaaaaaaaaagcaattcatgaaaattagtgaaaatttAAAAGCAATTCATGAAAATTAGGGAAATTTTTTTTGGTCTCTCAACTTCAACATCtccatttttcaaaattattattttcttaagaaCTAAACAAAATGAAACGaatcatcatttataattttcattaaaagataatttagattaaacaaatttaaaatgaatacaTTTTCCTTCAATTCTAACTCATCCTAACAAAAAtctatttcaatatatttttcaacAAAACAATTTCTATTAAGATAGAAATTTACATTTATTCAGATTGATCATAAAGCATACCTTACCTTCCTATGCTTCAAAATTTTAAGACGGATCTGGCCGGCCTAAAACATTTTACTTCTTGTAATTGAATTGTAACGGTTCTAGATTTCTAGTTGTTTCCTTCATTATTACTCCTATTTCTCTATACTTACAACATTCTAATTGTTAcctaaaattgttaaaaaaaaaatatccattTTTTCAAGGGTGAGCTATGACTCGTAATCaattttaaactaattaatatcttcataaaaaaataatttcgcATACTTCATTCTCTATGGTAGATTAAAAAGTTCaataaatagatttttttttaatgttttttgttcTTTCTTAGGGCTTAATTAGCCTAATATGGCAAAAGCATGAGATATTAAAGAAAACGTCATATCAATGACAGAGCTCATGCCAAAAtggatcagaccaaagcaagtTTTTCAACATTTGATAACTTAAAAATTATTCCCGaaacttaaataaaagaaaaggagttTTACACCTATGTGTTATGTTGAAGTTTCAAGCGTAGGCTGCGTTGAGGGTGTCAGAGTCAACCATAAACccttagttttaaaatttttccttttaataattataataaaaattcataTGAATTCAAACTTGTCCCGCctataaaaatatattctagTGTAGCTATTGGTTACAACTTAAACAcacaaaaacacattgaggtttTGACTAGACGTCTAGACCCTTGCAACCTTGTGAGAATGTGGAGTACATTAATACGCTAAAACATATCACAAACATATCAACTACAAGGCTTTTATAAAAAGTAGCAACAATCAGCATGGATTTTGGTTAATTAGTAATAGCATAATCCATGTTAAAGAaatgaagattcttttataAAATCCTGGGAATTTTTATCTAGAAGATACTGTTCATGATCATAACTGATGTATTTACAGAATTACACCGCATTGAGCACTCAACTAAAACCCAAACCCCATATCAAAATATGTCCACCGAAAAACTCCAATTAAACACAGCCTACACCTAACATCCCCTTTTAACCCATCATGTGTCATTTacctaacaaaaaaaaatactaaaattccTGAGAAGCACTTCCAATTTCAGTCTTATCAGATTTAGACTTGGTAGTCTTGGACAGCAATACAGAAAGAATTTTGGGCAAAACACCGCCATTAGCAATGGTGACCGATCCCAAAAGCTTACTCAATTCCTCATCATTTCTAACAGCCAATTGAATATGTCTTGGAATAATTCTAGTTTTCTTGTTGTCCCTTGCTGCGTTTCCAGCCAATTCCAAAACCtagatattcaaattcaaaCCATTCAAATTATCAGAAAACCTAGATCACAAATCAACTGTGCGCATCAAAACAAGTAATCGaaagagagaattaaaaagtaCCTCTGCAGCAAGATACTCAAGAACAGCAGAAAGATAAACGGGGGAACCAGAACCAACACGCTGCGCATAACGACCTTTCTTCAAATAACGAGCAATACGACccactggaaattggagacccGCTTTGGTTGAGCAAGAAACTGACTTCTCGCCTCCTTTTGGTTTGCCTCTGCCATGCTTGGCTGCTGTAACTCCATCTTTGCCGGCCATTTTTTTATGGTTTAAGGTATGAAATTGAACTCTGAGAGAAAACAGTACGAAGAATTTGAACTGAGAATTTTATGCGTCTGAAGGAAGTTTGGGAGGAATTGTTTATATAGGGAGTACGGTTGGATTCTATTGGTTGAATCGGTACAACACGGATTGCCAGCGTGGAATTTAAGCTGGGTTGCCCgcctattttttaaatattcgGGACTTTTCGCTTCAATTTCAaaccatttaatattttctccaAAGGCCAAAATTTTAATaggagtaaaataaataaataatcttgTGTTGCATTCCTTGTAACGTaaatttatgataaaattaATTCTAGACATATTCAATATTCAATAAGCAATAGTTAATTTTGTTcagttaaaaagaaaaatagacaaaaattactaaaataaatttaatttttgtaaaaaattacTTACTGTAATAATTGAATTCAACTAATCTCACTATTCTCACATTTTGTTCATCTTgtaaaaatataacatttaCGGTTTTTACTCTAGATGGTTTTGATAAATTTGACTATTACAAGTTATACAGgtctttataaaaaataatataaaggttGAATTGCTATAAGATAATTGAttggttatatttttataaattgatcACCTAAATTTAAATGTGACATTTTTAGAACTAAatgttactccctccgttcctatttgttcttcctatttgagtatttcacaaagattaagaaaaagagaatatttggtggtagtgggtattattttaattatataatagtgggaagtaatgattgtattggaagtatgaggttgtagtgggtattattttaattaaatagtagtgtgaaataatgattgtattggaagtatgagagagaaaataattataaataaaagaaaatgggtacattaaaagaaaagggggattttaaggagtaaaagtgagataaaaactttctaaaaatagaaagtattctaaagtggaagaacttttgaaactacccgttatagtaatgtggaagatcaaaaaggaacggagggagtactataAATTTCATTTAATATAGTATTTCCTAATTTAAGCCAAGTTATTAAATGAAAAATCATTGATGAAACTTCTATATAAAAGGTGGGAAAATAATCGGATATTAGGATAGAAATTCGTGCAATGCACAAATTTATAAAttcgttaatattttaatgaaattttagacaaatgaaaatattaaatgaaggtGCGTAATAAAGTATTTACATATGTATAttgtaattaaaaaagaattaaatataaAGAAACACAAAATAGGCTGTTAATTAAAGAGTTTATGTAGTACATATTTCAGCATTCTTGTATCATATGAGAATTCTTAATCCTTTACTGCtagttactatttttaattgaatGTAATTTCTgccattaaaatgaaaatacatttttatttttataaaatgtcaTTTGGTTCAATATACTTtacatttttctaaaaattcattATTGTAATTATGGTAGTCTAACATTGTAAATGACTACTTTAATGATTCATTAATTTCCTAAATTGTTGTATACTTTTATATTGCAATTttgcagtataattttctaaattttgtaATTCCAATTACactagaaaaaatataatttattttgtagtataattttctacgcggtgtaattctaaaattttaacaGACTATATATAATGTTCTACacagtacattatatatttccCATTATAATTTTCTAAACAATCCATTGATATACAATAgtgtaattggaataattgtgatttattgcatccataaatgtattaatttatccGAGAATATAATTTGTAAATATGGTAAATGTAAAAATGCAAATCAGTAAAatctcattataattttttaaacagtGCATTTATATACAGCAATGTAATTGGAATACTGGTGATTTATTACATCCATAAATGTAGAGTTTTTCCGAAAATATAATCTGTGAATATGATAAGTGCGAAAATGCAAATAAGTGAAATTCTATTAATACCGTTCAATAAAGAAAAGACAAATGACATACAATCAACCTTTCTTTTTgctattatacaataaaattaataatatatataatttgagttaGGTtgaatgataacaataatagcCTGAAATATTAGATAAGACTTGATCAAAGATATGAATTCCACAATATTAATGATATGTAAAGGACGTCTAAATTCCGATgtttttatgtaaaataaataaattgaaagtAAAATGTATCTAAATTAATCTCTCCTAGTTTTGATAGGAAGAGGTATTTAGAGTAGAAACATCATTGGGAGAATGAGGGGAATATAGTTAGAATTGTAGTTGACACGATGGAGAAATGTTGATAGTGAGTGATCTAAGGGTGACATCACTGACATGGGACTAATGGGTGAGTATGTTTAGTTAGAGTTTTGAATATAAATAGGTAGTTAGGGTTTTCATCTTTTTGCTAGGTTTAAGATTTTGACTCCTTTTTTCTACTTTAATAAATGTTAACTTTGATTTATTTGACTCCATAatatgttcaatcttttgtAATTGATTATCTTAATGTTACAtaatgaaataaattaatttagtatTGTCTAATTTAAACCAAGttaattttacttaatttaaatttcaatgatgcctaataattgattaaatttaattatttacactaatttttaaatgagatggtctcatagtGAGACCATTTCTATTGGGCTAGCCTAATATAGTGATCACttatgacgttaaaattatcacttataacgtaaaaatgatcacttacaatcttaaaatattcacttttttatagtcttagagtgattatttataactttaaaatgattacttatgatcttaaaacaatcaagtaaagaaatgagctaattatatgAGTCCATCTTATGGTAAAACGATCTTACATAAGACGAGCTGAATTATATAAGGCAATCATTGTGTAATAGAAATATATTGTAACTAATTGATTGATTTGATGactaaattatgatattttaaaagaaaatttaccgtgaataatataatatttcattaatttttcaaCAATACTACTATCTTTTGATTAATcgtgaataataccaacttaagggttttttcattaaataatgtcaactttagtttattagctAACTTActattttttgtcatataatttggtattgtttgatttttaacatgtgaGGGATATTATAGGGAAACACCAGTTAATTTATTATTCgtgtttaatcaaaagttgatatcattgttataaaataagtaaaatattgtattatttttgataatttagtcTAAATTGTCACTCAATAATTTCACCTTTGTGGTTCTAAATATTgtgcaaaataaatgaaaatttgaaaaatgatagattaatttattttttacaatcaAGATTaagttgaattagttgaataagatttttttaaaaaatccaccTTTAATATGTTTCATGGACAACTTAGAAGGATATTTTCTTCTTAATTAAGTTCGAATGTGTGTTATAATTAAAAGAATTTGACGATGAACCACAAAAATAATTCATTACTCGAGAAATTTTGAATGATTTGTTAGCAAAAATTGGTTTATAGTGTTTTTGGAAAAATAACTAGGATTTGTATTTTGATGAAAGATGAGATTATTTATTGCCATGTATCTAATTTTGGGTTGCATGTAGCCCTTGTGcgaaaataaacaaatattttgTTCGTTCCATTTTAGTTGCAACATTGAAAATTATTATACTATTTACATATcttttttaatatgtaattaatttttaaattataagttaaaacgtagTCAGACGgtttcttgtttgattcgtctcgatgcaaagattataaatatcaagtttttataatattttattatacataactagagatattaagaatgcaattagtgcattggaccgCGTAAAAAGTAAACGTTGCAACTTTtttggaatggaggaagtatctAACACACAAATTGACAAATTGTTGTGAAAGACAGTCTCTCTGAGAGATGCGTTAGATATATGAGTTAAATAGCTCAATCAtacattatattaattttactttataataGAAAAAAGGAAGTTTGATTGTGATCAtgtcatttgtcttttttttattgCTCAATAATGAAAGTTGActtatttacattttttacacttaccatatttacaaatttatattttcggaaaaaatcatatattaatGGATGCAATAAATCACAGTTATTTCAATTACACAGTTGTATATAAATGcattgtttaaaaaaatatataatggaaaATATAGAACATTATattgtttgataaaattttcGAATTATATCgcgtagaaaattatactacagaataaattacatttatttcaATGTAATTGGAATTACACAATTTAGAGAATTATACTGCAAAATTACTTtgtgtataaaattatatagcAATTTAGGAAATTACTTGAAGTACATAATAGTCCCTTTCAATTGTTATTTTAaactaaaatgacataaaattaaattaattgatcattaaaatcagccatttatattattagactaccataattataattttgaatatttagaaaaaatgtgaaatatgattTGCAATCTAAAATTTCATTAGACTATAAACGTATTTAAAAATCCGTGCATTGCACGAGGTTCTATCCtagttaatataatttaaagataaaataagaatgtgagtttcttgttttaaggtcgtctctttgagagagtgtctctcacaagaatagttgttattttaattacaaaaaatacATGATCTTAAATATGATAAACCTCGAAATTAAggcttgatttttttaaaaaattgtgaaaTATTCAGTACAAAGTTACCATatgatatgttaaaaattagatTCACAAGCTAAAAtttagcaaaaaaaattaactggagtaactttttaattttcactTAAAAATTACTCCTACCATTTTAGCTTTCTTAAAAGTCATTtcccaaatatattttttaactatttatCCAACTAACATGTCAAAATTAACCGGCAAAACCAACTACCAAACAACTCAATCTTAAACTGCTGCGAATCCCATATGTGTCCGACCCAAAAACGGATAAAGCAAACTTCCAAGTTCCCGCCATAACTACACGATATTGCTAGGGTTTCCGATTTCGTTGAATTCACCGAGAGAAATGGCGGTTCCTCTCTTCAATCTTGCTCCTGATATGACCGTATCCAGGCTATGCTTTGGTACTTGTTCAATTCACCTATTTACGTACCttttttcatctaatttttGCGGCATAATTTACTTTATCCTTCTATGTACACAGGAAGCATGACGTTTGGTGAACAGAATTCGCTTGGTGAATCCTTTGGCCTTCTTGATAAAGCTTTTGATTCTGGCATTAACTTCTTCGATTCTGCAGAAATGTATGTCAAGATACTCGAAAAGATGTACAATTTGTGTCTTATCATCTTATCTTTATTCCGTTTGAATTTTGTGGGATTTTCGAGGTATCCGGTGCCGCAGCGTGCTGAGACTCAGGGAAGGAGCGAAGAATATCTGGGTCGTTGGATTACAGACCGGAAAATTCCCAGAGATGCCGTTGTTTTGGCTACTAAGGTTGTGTTAATGTTTATGcattgttatttatttaattattccaAGGTCTTATTCCACATTGCGTTTTTGTTCCGtttgttatttttatgttgATGCTTGATAAATTTTCATATTGTTATTAGATGAGCAATTTTTGAGAGAGATGAAGTAGAGTAGTAGACTCTGAGTGACtgagggggtgtttggtatgatattTATAGGGTCAAGTAACAGATTcacttttcatattttattagtTAATGTTTGGTATGAGATTGAGTTAACCTAATCCCATTACCTCCAAATTGTTACCCCTCATTTTTCATAAaatccaatttttttctttgtttctcTCTTTTGGCTTTCTCATTTCTTCTCATTCCCTTACAtctatatataccaaacatataataataataacacgtAACATTACTTTTATCTTGCATTTGTTTTCCATTTCATTTTCActtttcataccaaacaccaaTGGAATATGAAATGAGGAACCTTTATTTGGGGCTAATACTTATAGGAGTATCAAAATATTGGAAAATTGCATCATAGAAGTATTTTAGGATTTTATGTTATAAGCTAATGCGTGCATTTGAATACACCTGGCTGCTTGTAATTTTCTGTCACTTTTACTTCTTTCTCTTTGTGGATTAGTATATAGGTGCCAAATAACTTCAATATTACCTGTTGCcgtatttgaaaaagaaaaatttgccGCATACTAACTTAGAAGTTTGCCCCTAATTTCCCAGAGCAACCTTTTCCCTAGTAAAGTAATTAAAGTGCGTGTAGCTACCACATTAGGAGCCTTTTGGTGTGCCAAACAATGTTTTCAATGATCGCCAAAGCTGTGGGAAAAGGAAGAGTGATGCATTTAGCATATTTAAAAAGGAATTATAACACCACAGCCACAATATACATAGTAGCTGCCCCTTTCAATTGCTTGCATTTGGTCAAAGCAGCCAAGTTCCAAGAAAGGGTTGTCAAGTTTAtcataaaacagatcaaaaggGAAGTGTTAAGGTTATGAA
The sequence above is drawn from the Amaranthus tricolor cultivar Red isolate AtriRed21 chromosome 5, ASM2621246v1, whole genome shotgun sequence genome and encodes:
- the LOC130812879 gene encoding uncharacterized protein LOC130812879; its protein translation is MAGKDGVTAAKHGRGKPKGGEKSVSCSTKAGLQFPVGRIARYLKKGRYAQRVGSGSPVYLSAVLEYLAAEVLELAGNAARDNKKTRIIPRHIQLAVRNDEELSKLLGSVTIANGGVLPKILSVLLSKTTKSKSDKTEIGSASQEF